The following are from one region of the Halarcobacter sp. genome:
- a CDS encoding ABC transporter substrate-binding protein, whose protein sequence is MKKLMSLALASALTCGIASAKEIKVGAVMPMSGPLAQYGQVCYLGLELANKLQPTLKNGDTIKIVLADNKGDKVETATATTRLISSENVVAILGALTSTNTAQTIAIADKKKVPVIASVATNDKLTAKRDYANRVCFTDSFQGEVVANYALSQGYKSAVVIVDQAQVYSLGLAKAFQKAFKSKGGKILEKIKVTSGDKDFKAVVSQIKKLNPDFMFLPLYHPEASMIARQSKQLGVNKPMFSGDGVANQTFIDLGGDSIEGYMFTDFFDYTNPPSKTSADFVAFHEKETGNKEMNSFTALGADTYNVLIDAMNRCEDPTDSVCVNKEIKKTTGFDGVSGKISIDKEGNSTRSAVIKEIKDGKMVYKATVNP, encoded by the coding sequence ATGAAAAAATTAATGAGTTTAGCGCTTGCTTCTGCATTAACTTGTGGTATTGCATCTGCAAAAGAGATTAAAGTTGGTGCTGTTATGCCTATGTCTGGACCTCTTGCACAATATGGTCAAGTTTGTTATTTAGGTTTAGAATTAGCCAATAAATTACAGCCTACACTTAAAAATGGGGATACAATTAAGATAGTATTAGCTGATAATAAAGGTGATAAAGTTGAAACTGCTACAGCTACAACAAGACTTATCTCTTCTGAAAATGTAGTTGCAATTTTAGGTGCACTTACATCTACAAATACAGCTCAAACAATTGCTATTGCTGATAAGAAAAAAGTTCCAGTAATTGCATCTGTTGCTACAAATGATAAACTTACAGCAAAAAGAGATTATGCAAATAGAGTTTGTTTTACTGACTCTTTTCAAGGTGAAGTTGTTGCAAATTATGCATTGTCTCAAGGTTATAAATCTGCTGTTGTAATTGTGGACCAAGCTCAAGTTTATTCTTTAGGTCTTGCAAAAGCATTCCAAAAAGCGTTTAAAAGTAAAGGTGGAAAAATCTTAGAGAAAATCAAAGTAACTTCAGGGGATAAAGATTTTAAAGCTGTTGTTTCACAAATCAAAAAATTAAATCCTGATTTTATGTTCTTACCTTTATATCACCCAGAAGCTTCTATGATTGCTAGACAATCTAAACAATTAGGTGTTAATAAACCTATGTTTAGTGGAGATGGTGTTGCTAACCAAACATTTATTGATTTAGGTGGAGATTCAATTGAAGGTTATATGTTTACTGACTTCTTTGATTATACAAATCCTCCTTCAAAAACATCTGCTGATTTCGTAGCTTTCCATGAAAAAGAGACTGGAAACAAAGAGATGAATTCATTTACTGCATTAGGTGCTGATACTTATAATGTTTTAATTGATGCAATGAATAGATGTGAAGATCCTACAGATTCTGTTTGTGTTAACAAAGAGATTAAAAAAACAACTGGATTTGATGGTGTTTCAGGAAAAATTTCTATTGATAAAGAGGGTAACTCTACAAGATCTGCTGTTATCAAAGAGATTAAAGATGGGAAAATGGTTTATAAAGCGACTGTAAATCCTTAA
- a CDS encoding branched-chain amino acid ABC transporter permease — MDILTFMQQMVNGFSLGSMYALIAIGYTMVYGVLRLINFAHGDIMMVGAFLGYAFIDVLGLPFTLSILLAVTLSAALGMLMDKVAYKPLREAPKISLLITAIGISFFLENAFTVFVGGVPRAFPVPSYMENIINIAEVTFSVSSIIVPIVTLVLLLCILYVLYKTKYGMAIRALSFDIKTVNLMGIDANLIISIVFALGSALAAVGGIFWAINYPSVEPMMGVLVGLKAFAAAVVGGIGSVTGAVIGGFIIGFTEVVVIAFFPELGGYKDAFAFVFLILVLLFKPTGIMGEDLEKSRF, encoded by the coding sequence ATGGATATATTAACTTTTATGCAACAAATGGTAAATGGATTTTCTTTAGGATCTATGTATGCTTTGATTGCTATTGGATACACTATGGTTTATGGGGTTTTAAGACTTATAAACTTCGCCCATGGTGATATAATGATGGTCGGAGCCTTTTTAGGTTACGCTTTTATTGATGTTTTAGGATTACCTTTCACTCTAAGTATATTATTAGCAGTTACACTTTCTGCTGCACTTGGAATGTTAATGGATAAAGTTGCATATAAACCTTTAAGAGAAGCTCCAAAAATTTCTCTTTTAATTACTGCAATTGGTATCTCATTTTTCTTAGAAAATGCCTTTACTGTTTTTGTAGGTGGAGTTCCAAGAGCATTCCCTGTACCTTCTTATATGGAAAATATAATAAATATAGCAGAGGTTACATTCTCTGTATCTTCAATAATTGTTCCAATCGTAACACTTGTATTATTACTTTGTATTTTATATGTTTTATACAAAACAAAATATGGTATGGCAATTAGAGCCTTATCTTTTGATATTAAAACTGTAAACCTTATGGGAATAGATGCAAACCTTATTATCTCTATTGTATTTGCATTAGGTTCAGCTCTTGCAGCAGTTGGAGGTATATTTTGGGCTATTAATTATCCTTCAGTTGAACCAATGATGGGTGTGTTAGTTGGACTTAAAGCCTTCGCAGCAGCAGTTGTAGGAGGTATTGGTTCAGTTACTGGTGCTGTTATTGGTGGTTTTATTATTGGATTTACAGAAGTTGTTGTAATCGCATTTTTCCCAGAACTTGGTGGTTATAAAGATGCATTTGCTTTTGTATTTTTAATCTTAGTTCTTTTATTTAAACCAACAGGTATTATGGGTGAAGATCTAGAAAAGAGTAGGTTTTAA
- a CDS encoding branched-chain amino acid ABC transporter permease: MVENQIFTKHRLINLAIIILAIWFTWFAQNFFDEYTVRVINNVAIFIILAVSYNLINGVTGQFSLEPNGFVAIGAYVTAILTVDAEGMLYQYDIEDPAQWILALQADFFWALLLSGILSALLALSLSFPVFRVRGDYLAIVTLGFGFIIRISAINSPEITNGSLGINDIPEYSNLYWTGGFAIFAVLAILNIIYSKYGRAMKAVRDDEDAAIAMGVNTFKIKTLAFCTSAFFEGIGGGLLAALLTSISPDLFTFFLTFQLLIIIVLGGLGSTTGAILGTVFVMAGLEWMRFLDEPMNLFGYETEGLPGMRMVVFSLILIIVMLFAREGLMGKKELKDLFKKKKADK, translated from the coding sequence ATGGTAGAAAATCAGATATTTACAAAACACAGATTAATAAATCTTGCAATTATAATACTTGCAATTTGGTTTACTTGGTTTGCTCAAAACTTTTTTGATGAGTATACAGTAAGAGTTATAAATAATGTTGCGATATTTATAATACTAGCAGTTTCATATAACTTAATAAATGGTGTAACAGGGCAGTTTTCACTTGAACCAAATGGGTTTGTTGCCATTGGTGCTTATGTAACAGCAATATTAACTGTTGATGCAGAAGGTATGCTTTATCAGTATGATATTGAAGATCCTGCACAATGGATATTAGCTTTACAAGCAGATTTCTTTTGGGCTTTATTACTTTCTGGTATCCTTTCTGCTTTATTAGCTTTATCTTTATCTTTTCCTGTATTTAGAGTTAGAGGAGATTATCTTGCAATTGTTACATTAGGTTTTGGTTTTATTATTAGAATCTCAGCTATTAATTCTCCTGAGATTACAAATGGTTCACTGGGAATAAATGATATTCCAGAATATTCAAATCTATACTGGACGGGTGGTTTTGCAATCTTTGCTGTATTGGCTATTTTAAATATTATATATTCAAAATATGGTAGAGCTATGAAAGCTGTAAGAGATGATGAAGATGCTGCAATTGCTATGGGTGTAAATACATTTAAAATAAAAACATTGGCATTTTGTACTTCAGCATTTTTTGAAGGTATAGGTGGTGGTTTATTAGCTGCATTATTAACATCTATTTCACCAGACTTATTTACATTCTTCTTAACATTCCAATTATTAATTATAATAGTTCTTGGTGGACTTGGAAGTACGACAGGAGCTATATTAGGTACCGTTTTTGTAATGGCAGGATTAGAATGGATGAGATTCTTAGATGAACCAATGAATCTATTTGGATATGAAACAGAAGGTTTACCTGGAATGAGAATGGTTGTATTCTCATTAATTTTAATTATTGTTATGTTATTTGCAAGAGAAGGATTAATGGGTAAAAAAGAGCTAAAAGATTTATTTAAAAAGAAAAAGGCTGATAAATGA
- a CDS encoding ABC transporter ATP-binding protein, with product MILEVCNITKNFGGVTAIKDTSFHVKAKEIYGLIGPNGAGKTTMFNIITGNYEPSEGQIKFHGQRIDGIKPHKIVHRGIARTFQNIRLFTSMTVLENILIGFDYQAEYTYLEAILRFPRFFKEEKRVKKRAYEIMDILGISEYADEMATSLSYGSQRKVEIARALAASPQLLLLDEPAAGMNPQETHELAELFFKIRDEFDITILLIEHDMKFVNKLCDRVMVLDYGKTIFEGDIKDAIKDEEVIKAYLGDFKHA from the coding sequence ATGATTTTAGAGGTTTGCAATATTACTAAAAATTTTGGTGGTGTAACTGCTATTAAAGATACCTCTTTTCATGTAAAAGCAAAAGAGATTTATGGTTTAATTGGTCCAAATGGTGCTGGTAAAACAACTATGTTTAATATTATTACAGGAAACTATGAACCAAGTGAGGGACAAATAAAATTTCATGGTCAAAGAATTGATGGAATTAAACCTCATAAAATAGTTCATAGAGGAATAGCTAGAACTTTCCAAAATATTAGACTATTCACATCTATGACAGTTTTAGAAAATATTTTAATAGGATTTGATTATCAAGCTGAATATACTTATTTAGAAGCTATTTTAAGATTTCCAAGATTTTTTAAAGAGGAAAAAAGAGTTAAAAAAAGAGCTTATGAAATTATGGATATTCTAGGGATTTCAGAATATGCTGATGAGATGGCAACTTCACTTTCGTATGGTAGTCAGCGAAAAGTTGAGATAGCAAGAGCTTTAGCTGCTTCTCCACAATTGCTTTTATTAGATGAACCAGCAGCAGGAATGAATCCTCAAGAAACACATGAATTAGCAGAACTGTTTTTTAAGATTAGAGATGAGTTTGATATTACAATTTTATTGATTGAGCATGATATGAAATTTGTAAATAAACTTTGTGACAGAGTAATGGTTCTTGATTATGGGAAAACTATCTTTGAGGGTGATATTAAAGATGCTATTAAAGATGAAGAAGTTATAAAAGCTTACCTTGGAGATTTTAAACATGCTTAG
- a CDS encoding ABC transporter ATP-binding protein has protein sequence MLSVKNLEVYYGLIKAVKGVNFEVNAGQIVSLIGSNGAGKTSTLQSIVNDVKKKGEIIFNDIDISNHKTHKIIKEGISLVPEGRRVFQNLTIEENLRMGSFNNDDLYEEYQERMFKIFPRLIDKKGQLGGTMSGGEQQMLAIARALMSSPKLLMLDEPSLGLAPKIVGELFETIVKLKEEGITILLVEQNAFAALDISNYAYVLENGVVALESDAKELINSDEIRKKYLGG, from the coding sequence ATGCTTAGTGTAAAAAATTTAGAAGTATATTATGGTTTAATCAAAGCAGTAAAGGGAGTAAATTTTGAAGTTAACGCTGGACAAATTGTTTCTTTAATTGGAAGTAATGGTGCAGGTAAAACTTCAACTTTACAATCTATTGTAAATGATGTAAAGAAAAAAGGCGAAATTATCTTTAATGATATAGATATTTCAAATCATAAAACCCATAAAATTATAAAAGAGGGTATCTCTTTAGTTCCAGAAGGAAGAAGAGTATTTCAAAACTTAACAATTGAAGAAAACCTAAGAATGGGTTCATTTAACAATGATGACTTATATGAAGAGTATCAAGAAAGAATGTTTAAAATCTTTCCAAGATTGATTGATAAAAAAGGACAATTAGGTGGAACTATGAGTGGAGGTGAACAGCAAATGCTTGCAATTGCAAGAGCTTTAATGTCTTCTCCAAAACTACTTATGTTAGATGAACCTTCTTTAGGGTTAGCTCCTAAAATTGTTGGTGAACTTTTTGAAACAATTGTTAAGTTAAAAGAAGAGGGTATTACTATTCTTTTAGTTGAACAAAATGCTTTTGCAGCTTTAGATATATCAAATTATGCTTATGTATTAGAAAATGGCGTTGTAGCTCTTGAATCTGATGCAAAAGAGCTTATCAATTCTGATGAGATTAGAAAAAAATATTTAGGTGGTTAA
- a CDS encoding TerB family tellurite resistance protein — protein MLLMKLEAREKFSFLQLAHYLARIDNDYGEKEQEIILEYCAEMGIENDDNFDMNEFSLEEILKDFRTEKSKKIVVLELMILIHADDKFDLKERTLISKINDTFKLSPQNLEFCSQWGKGVAALYSQGKLFINN, from the coding sequence ATGCTTTTAATGAAACTTGAAGCAAGAGAGAAGTTCTCTTTTTTGCAACTTGCACACTATTTAGCGAGAATTGATAATGACTACGGTGAAAAAGAACAAGAGATTATTTTAGAATATTGTGCAGAGATGGGTATTGAAAATGACGATAATTTTGATATGAATGAGTTTTCTTTAGAAGAGATACTAAAAGATTTTAGAACGGAAAAAAGTAAAAAAATTGTTGTATTAGAATTGATGATTTTAATACATGCTGATGATAAATTTGATTTAAAAGAAAGAACATTAATATCAAAAATAAATGATACTTTTAAATTGTCTCCACAAAATTTAGAGTTTTGTTCACAGTGGGGAAAAGGTGTTGCAGCGCTATATTCTCAGGGAAAACTTTTTATTAACAATTAA
- the zapB gene encoding cell division protein ZapB — protein sequence MEIIEKLNMKIDKLLYQYELLKKENENLRQDLDDLKNKNDELERNNQDMLLRIDSTLTFVEAKNIGK from the coding sequence ATGGAAATCATTGAAAAATTAAATATGAAAATTGACAAACTATTATATCAATATGAACTCTTGAAAAAAGAGAATGAAAACTTACGTCAAGATTTAGATGATTTAAAGAATAAAAACGATGAGTTGGAGAGAAATAACCAAGATATGCTTCTAAGAATTGATAGTACTCTAACCTTTGTAGAGGCAAAAAATATTGGAAAATAA
- a CDS encoding type II secretion system protein, which translates to MRKAFSLIELILVLVVISILSVFVLSKFDDSSKFANKTKIKSEIALIRNGISKLISSNTLLNKDENIYLDEESINQEGSLLFKNIIDSPLLSTSKDKKELGKWIKTSSNRYVIYISNDEYLEFVLENNSFVCKSDKELCVSYE; encoded by the coding sequence ATGAGGAAAGCTTTTTCACTGATTGAACTGATATTAGTATTAGTAGTTATCTCCATATTATCTGTATTTGTTCTATCAAAATTTGATGATTCTTCTAAGTTTGCCAATAAAACTAAAATCAAATCAGAAATTGCACTTATAAGAAATGGGATATCAAAACTTATTAGTTCTAATACTTTGTTAAATAAAGATGAAAATATATATTTAGATGAAGAAAGTATTAATCAAGAAGGAAGTTTACTTTTTAAAAATATCATAGACTCTCCTTTGCTATCTACTAGTAAAGATAAAAAAGAGTTAGGAAAATGGATAAAGACCTCCTCAAATAGATATGTTATTTATATCTCAAATGATGAATATTTAGAATTTGTTTTAGAAAATAATAGTTTTGTATGTAAAAGTGATAAAGAGTTATGTGTGAGTTATGAATGA
- a CDS encoding primosomal protein N': MNYYEVVILKSPQSALTYQSEENLEIGSKVLVSIRNRKNLCEAVVIKSVDKPSFKCNDIDEISTYFYNDKMIEISSFISQYYVCSLGEALSIFTPYNKELEYINDEVKYDSNIQLSEEQQKAFSFCEEKKQALLFANTGSGKTEIYIKTMEKILNSGSNAVLLMPEISLTPQMQNRLEKVFGQSVAIWHSKVSKKRKTEILEGVYTNKIKLIAGARSALFLPFKDLKLIVVDEEHDESYKSDSKPRYNAKDLSLYIAKKYDIRLILGSATASISSFHKIPYYRLKQTFYETRKRILFDDSSLELSPKIINKIASTLNNQNQVIVFLPTRANFKYQICTDCGKSVECPFCSVSMSLHKNDLALKCHYCGYTQKIPESCPSCNTGTIHNLRVGTAEIEERLKELFPEKSIKRFDRDEIKTDTKLKAVLNDFNNNKIDILVGTQMLSKGHDYHNVKLAVVLGIDSVLNMNSYKSRERALSLLIQIAGRSGRKGEGEVIVQTQNQDFFEFYMNECDYEEFLSGELEFREDLYPPFFKMAKVLFAHSNGLKVKDEMDRYIRILKKIENIEVVGSGQSAIFKLANKYRYEIILRSSNIKALLTALHSIDSPMATIDMDTNF; encoded by the coding sequence ATGAATTATTATGAAGTTGTTATATTAAAATCTCCCCAATCAGCACTAACTTACCAAAGTGAAGAAAACTTAGAAATTGGTTCTAAAGTTTTAGTTTCAATTAGAAATAGAAAAAACTTATGTGAAGCAGTTGTTATTAAAAGTGTTGATAAACCCTCATTTAAATGCAATGATATTGATGAAATTTCTACATATTTTTATAATGATAAGATGATAGAAATTTCAAGTTTTATTTCACAATATTATGTATGCTCTTTGGGTGAAGCATTAAGTATATTTACTCCTTATAACAAAGAGCTAGAATATATAAATGACGAAGTAAAATATGATTCAAATATACAACTATCTGAAGAACAACAAAAAGCTTTTAGTTTTTGTGAAGAGAAAAAACAAGCTTTACTTTTTGCAAACACAGGTAGTGGAAAAACAGAAATATATATAAAAACCATGGAAAAAATTTTAAACTCCGGTTCAAATGCTGTACTTCTTATGCCTGAGATTTCATTAACACCACAAATGCAAAACAGATTAGAAAAAGTTTTTGGACAAAGTGTTGCAATATGGCACTCAAAAGTATCTAAAAAAAGAAAAACAGAGATATTAGAAGGTGTATATACAAACAAAATAAAACTAATAGCTGGAGCAAGGTCGGCTCTTTTTTTACCCTTTAAAGATTTGAAATTGATTGTTGTTGATGAAGAGCATGATGAATCATATAAAAGTGATAGTAAACCAAGATACAATGCAAAAGATTTATCTTTGTATATTGCTAAAAAATACGATATTAGACTTATTTTAGGAAGTGCAACTGCTTCTATCTCTTCTTTTCATAAAATTCCATATTATAGATTAAAACAAACATTTTATGAAACAAGGAAAAGAATTTTATTTGATGATTCCTCTTTAGAATTGTCTCCTAAAATTATAAATAAAATTGCTTCTACTTTAAACAATCAAAATCAAGTAATTGTATTTTTGCCAACAAGGGCAAATTTCAAATATCAAATTTGTACAGATTGTGGAAAATCAGTTGAGTGTCCTTTTTGTTCAGTTTCAATGAGTTTACATAAAAATGATTTGGCTTTAAAATGTCACTATTGTGGATATACTCAAAAAATACCTGAATCTTGCCCTTCATGTAATACAGGAACAATACACAATCTAAGAGTTGGAACTGCTGAAATTGAAGAAAGATTAAAAGAATTGTTCCCCGAAAAATCCATAAAAAGATTTGACAGGGATGAGATTAAAACAGATACAAAATTAAAAGCAGTGTTAAATGATTTTAACAACAATAAAATTGATATTTTAGTTGGAACACAAATGCTTTCAAAAGGGCATGATTATCATAATGTAAAACTAGCTGTAGTTTTAGGAATTGATTCAGTATTAAATATGAATTCCTATAAATCAAGGGAAAGAGCTTTATCATTACTTATTCAAATTGCAGGAAGAAGTGGAAGAAAAGGTGAGGGTGAAGTTATTGTTCAAACACAAAATCAAGATTTTTTTGAGTTTTATATGAATGAGTGTGATTATGAAGAGTTTCTAAGTGGTGAATTGGAGTTTAGAGAAGATTTATACCCTCCATTTTTTAAAATGGCAAAAGTATTATTTGCCCACTCAAATGGTTTAAAAGTTAAAGATGAGATGGATAGATATATAAGAATCTTGAAAAAAATCGAAAATATTGAAGTTGTGGGATCAGGACAAAGTGCAATATTTAAATTAGCAAATAAATACAGATATGAGATTATATTACGCTCTTCAAATATAAAAGCATTGTTAACTGCTTTACATAGTATTGATTCTCCTATGGCAACTATTGATATGGATACTAACTTTTAG
- a CDS encoding tetrahydrodipicolinate N-succinyltransferase N-terminal domain-containing protein → MAFTKDDFKNKIEEIQSQPWYKEPIGFGIARVDRGQLNKDKILQATYPVVNWKENYGSAAVFLNALKESGVEVDTSKSEFVCSVSDAFLTSCIEVFRPYIPEAKGQEHKNVQVISKLASLPLDSGFSADDYKVVFIFADEAVESVETAYLKLYALSTGKAALRSLNLNGIFGTLHNCAWVGNEPIELDWLRENEITLKLTGKYPEVTMVDKFPRFLSHVIPADNTRILETSKVRFGAQLAAGTTVMPGAAYINFNAGTEGSVMVEGRISSSAVVGAGSDVGGGASILGVLSGTDGVPVSIGENTLLGANSCTGTAIGDGCILDAGVTILPGTKITLSEKAVAAIQEINPDKEIKTLMRGMDFLGVNGVHFRVNSVTGQTIAMRSTREVKLNADLH, encoded by the coding sequence ATGGCATTTACGAAAGATGATTTTAAAAATAAAATTGAAGAGATTCAATCTCAACCTTGGTACAAAGAGCCAATTGGTTTTGGTATCGCAAGAGTTGATAGAGGACAATTAAATAAAGATAAAATTCTACAAGCTACTTATCCTGTAGTAAACTGGAAAGAAAACTATGGTTCTGCTGCTGTTTTCTTAAATGCATTAAAAGAATCTGGAGTTGAAGTTGATACTTCAAAATCAGAATTTGTATGTAGTGTTAGTGACGCTTTTTTAACTTCTTGTATAGAAGTTTTCAGACCATATATCCCCGAAGCAAAAGGTCAAGAACATAAAAATGTTCAAGTTATTTCAAAATTAGCTTCTTTACCACTTGATTCTGGTTTTTCTGCTGATGATTATAAAGTTGTATTTATTTTTGCTGATGAAGCAGTTGAGTCTGTAGAAACTGCATATTTAAAACTATATGCACTTTCAACTGGAAAAGCAGCTCTTAGATCATTAAACTTAAATGGTATCTTTGGAACACTTCACAATTGTGCATGGGTTGGTAATGAACCAATTGAATTAGACTGGTTAAGAGAAAATGAAATCACATTAAAACTAACTGGTAAATATCCAGAAGTTACAATGGTAGATAAATTCCCAAGATTCTTATCTCATGTAATTCCAGCAGATAATACAAGAATCTTAGAAACTAGTAAAGTTAGATTTGGTGCTCAATTAGCAGCTGGAACAACTGTTATGCCTGGTGCTGCATATATTAACTTTAATGCTGGTACTGAAGGTTCTGTTATGGTTGAGGGAAGAATTTCTTCTTCTGCTGTAGTTGGAGCTGGTTCTGATGTTGGTGGTGGAGCTTCAATTCTTGGAGTACTTTCTGGAACTGATGGTGTACCTGTTTCAATTGGTGAAAACACATTACTTGGTGCTAACTCTTGTACTGGTACTGCTATTGGTGATGGATGTATCTTAGATGCAGGTGTAACAATCTTACCAGGAACTAAAATTACATTATCTGAAAAAGCTGTTGCTGCAATCCAAGAGATTAATCCAGATAAAGAGATTAAAACACTTATGAGAGGTATGGATTTCTTAGGTGTAAATGGAGTACATTTTAGAGTTAACTCTGTAACAGGTCAAACTATTGCTATGAGAAGTACTAGAGAAGTTAAACTTAACGCTGACCTTCACTAA
- a CDS encoding GGDEF domain-containing protein, translating to MSRNIILNSVLMVIALSISITALSLYNLRSAGIKSAIHNAVSISEAVKSGLTSHMVNGNMNQVGTFIQSISNMKNVNKLWISRSDHVNEQFGHIRDLPKDDIDKKVLNSGVMYYELDESVTHTSVRVTIPYNAIAEKGIDCLQCHNVKQGTTLGAVSLVLDISTIKEIGIESIYIVSVFILLTIIFFLIYNKKYIMPYFRLYELFKINISNATQGIFDKIDAPKELSNDIIHITNDYNNLLEVFKDTTSDIDKKLQVYTGFKTSNLQRNPLTESKEIIDNLSNLFEYKKQIEFDSTLDEIYCRLKQVMINRFDLENFTFVEIDVAKHKMRKVIEYGDSFYCEKTMTSSPELCRCARTKHDVVSIDFHNSCQYYTNTEKFYYCINIDISKSHYLIIHITCDTKEKLEKLKEKVTFIKSYLTETAPVIEVKLLMAALKESAFKDGLTGLYNRKFLEEHSKKLLPQIKRENGNIGILMLDMDHFKAVNDEYGHDIGDTVLKELAHILEDTVRESDIVVRYGGEEFIVLLVNIKSEEDALNVAQKIAQRVRENEIDVYAGNKLKKTVSIGLSMYPQDSTKLDTVIKNADIALYEAKNSGRDKVIRFKEEQVSSVDLF from the coding sequence CAATTCATAATGCCGTTTCTATTTCAGAAGCTGTAAAAAGTGGATTAACTTCACATATGGTTAATGGTAATATGAATCAAGTTGGAACTTTCATCCAATCAATTTCAAACATGAAAAATGTTAACAAACTTTGGATATCAAGAAGTGATCATGTAAATGAACAATTTGGTCATATAAGAGATTTACCTAAAGATGATATTGATAAAAAAGTTTTAAATAGTGGTGTAATGTATTATGAACTTGATGAATCTGTTACTCATACAAGTGTTAGGGTTACTATACCATATAACGCAATAGCAGAAAAAGGTATCGACTGTTTACAATGCCATAATGTAAAACAAGGAACAACTTTAGGTGCTGTATCCTTAGTTTTGGATATAAGTACAATAAAAGAGATAGGAATTGAATCTATTTATATAGTTTCAGTATTTATTCTACTTACAATTATATTCTTTTTAATTTATAATAAAAAATATATTATGCCTTATTTTAGACTGTATGAGTTATTTAAAATAAATATATCAAATGCAACTCAAGGTATTTTTGATAAAATTGATGCCCCAAAAGAGTTATCAAATGATATTATACATATTACAAATGATTATAATAATTTATTAGAAGTTTTTAAAGATACTACAAGTGATATTGATAAAAAACTACAAGTTTATACTGGATTTAAAACTTCAAACTTACAAAGAAATCCTTTAACAGAATCTAAAGAGATAATAGATAACTTATCAAATCTTTTTGAATACAAAAAACAAATTGAATTTGACAGCACTTTAGATGAGATTTACTGTAGACTAAAGCAAGTTATGATAAATAGATTTGACTTAGAAAACTTTACTTTTGTAGAAATAGATGTAGCCAAACATAAAATGAGAAAAGTTATTGAATATGGTGATTCATTTTATTGTGAAAAAACTATGACTAGTTCCCCTGAATTATGTAGATGTGCTAGAACAAAACATGATGTAGTTTCTATTGATTTTCACAATAGTTGTCAATATTATACCAATACTGAAAAATTTTATTATTGTATAAATATTGATATTTCAAAAAGTCACTACCTAATTATTCATATTACTTGTGACACTAAAGAAAAATTAGAGAAGCTAAAAGAAAAAGTTACATTTATAAAAAGTTATTTAACAGAAACTGCCCCTGTAATTGAAGTTAAACTTCTTATGGCAGCATTAAAAGAATCAGCATTTAAAGATGGATTAACTGGTCTTTATAATAGAAAATTCCTAGAAGAGCACTCTAAAAAACTATTACCACAAATAAAAAGAGAAAATGGAAATATTGGTATTCTCATGCTTGATATGGACCACTTTAAAGCTGTAAATGATGAGTATGGTCATGATATAGGAGATACTGTATTAAAAGAGTTAGCACATATATTAGAAGATACTGTTAGAGAATCTGATATTGTTGTAAGATATGGGGGAGAAGAGTTTATTGTTCTACTTGTAAATATCAAATCTGAAGAAGATGCTTTAAATGTTGCTCAAAAAATAGCTCAAAGAGTTAGAGAAAATGAGATTGATGTTTATGCAGGTAATAAACTTAAAAAGACTGTTAGTATTGGTTTATCTATGTATCCTCAAGATTCTACAAAACTTGACACAGTAATTAAAAATGCTGATATTGCACTTTATGAAGCTAAAAATAGTGGAAGAGATAAAGTAATTAGATTTAAAGAGGAACAAGTATCTAGTGTAGATTTATTTTAA